One segment of Meriones unguiculatus strain TT.TT164.6M chromosome 3, Bangor_MerUng_6.1, whole genome shotgun sequence DNA contains the following:
- the LOC132652885 gene encoding PRAME family member 8-like: MSAQTPPTLLKLARQALLRDETLDMSALDKLPMELLPALFKEALTGRHTTTVKAMVAAWPFPCLPVGALMKTPYLETFKAVLSGVDTWLQRKFHPRRGKLQVLDLRKKHHEFWSIWTGEEDGDCSAETPDEQQVVKVLPRYALRRCLKVVADLCLRPRVDEEQTCFLQWAQQRKDSIQFCCPQMTIWAQPIHVIKEVLNVFHPEHIREFELNTHWNVFMLADFAPCLGQMRNLHKLLLSPISKNVFKISNRTTDREDKCIHKFISQFSRFNCLQHLSLKSVYFLRDRINQLLRCLMTPLETLSMTYCDISQVDLNYFSECSKLFELKHLDMKGVPLKALELMPLRVLLEKVADTLQSLDLKCCRMKDSHLTVLIPALSKSSQLAKVNFYCNDFSMPILRNLLQHTANLSKMNVEKYPAPLECYDDFGYVSTERFAQLCAEQIDRLRAIRQPKCISFATHMCPRCGERCVYGVGFRLCLCQRRQR, translated from the exons ATGAGTGCTCAGACACCACCCACACTCCTGAAGCtggcaaggcaggctctgctgagagatGAGACCTTGGACATGTCAGCTCTGGACAAACTGCCCATGGAGCTCTTGCCAGCACTGTTCAAGGAGGCCTTGACTGGCAGACACACTACAACTGTGAAGGCAATGGtggcagcctggcctttcccctgtctccctgtggggGCACTGATGAAGACCCCTTACTTGGAAACCTTCAAGGCAGTTCTATCAGGAGTAGATACATGGCTGCAAAGAAAGTTTCACCCCAG GAGGGGAAAACTTCAGGTTCTTGACCTGAGGAAGAAGCACCATGAATTCTGGAGCATATGGACTGGTGAAGAGGATGGTGACTGCTCAGCAGAGACCCCAGATGAGCAGCAAGTAGTGAAGGTCCTTCCCAGATATGCACTGAGGCGGTGCCTGAAGGTGGTAGCTGACCTTTGCCTCAGGCCACGTGTAGATGAAGAACAAACATGCTTCTTGCAGTGGGCCCAGCAGAGAAAGGACTCCATCCAGTTCTGCTGTCCACAAATGACTATCTGGGCTCAGCCTATCCACGTTATTAAAGAGGTCCTGAATGTTTTTCATCCAGAGCATATCCGAGAATTCGAACTGAACACACACTGGAATGTGTTTATGCTGGCAGACTTTGCTCCTTGCCTGGGCCAGATGAGAAATCTTCACAAACTCTTACTGTCACCCATCTCCAAGAATGTCTTCAAGATTAGCAACAGGACAACAGACAGGGAAGACAAGTGTATCCACAAGTTCATTTCTCAGTTCTCCAGATTCAACTGTCTTCAGCACCTCTCCTTAAAGAGTGTCTACTTTCTCAGAGACCGCATCAATCAGCTCCTCAG ATGCCTGATGACCCCGTTGGAGACCCTGTCCATGACTTACTGTGACATTTCACAGGTAGACCTGAACTACTTCTCTGAGTGTTCAAAGCTCTTTGAGCTGAAACATCTGGACATGAAAGGTGTGCCCTTAAAGGCTTTGGAACTTATGCCTCTCCGAGTCCTCCTAGAGAAGGTGGCAGACACTTTGCAGTCCCTGGACTTGAAATGTTGTAGGATGAAGGACTCTCATCTCACTGTGCTCATACCTGCCCTCAGCAAGAGCTCCCAGCTGGCCAAGGTCAATTTCTATTGCAATGACTTCTCCATGCCCATCCTGAGGAACCTTTTGCAGCACACAGCCAACTTGAGcaagatgaatgtggaaaagTACCCTGCCCCTCTTGAGTGCTATGATGACTTCGGTTATGTCTCCACAGAAAGATTTGCCCAACTATGTGCTGAGCAAATAGATAGACTCAGGGCCATACGGCAGCCCAAGTGCATCTCCTTTGCTACACATATGTGCCCTAGATGTGGAGAGCGCTGTGTCTATGGCGTGGGATTCCGACTGTGTCTTTGCCAGAGGAGGCAGCGGTGA